In one Nicotiana tomentosiformis chromosome 6, ASM39032v3, whole genome shotgun sequence genomic region, the following are encoded:
- the LOC104115625 gene encoding dirigent protein 25-like isoform X1, giving the protein MATHKCIKPFQLKFIISSLLILALTITFATAGRILDEEVATPTVVPEDPDPTQAPVSGATAGTGAAAGVTAGTAAPAAAAAGVGAAAGGVGAGDDNTFSFFMHDILGGSNPSAIAVTGIVTNPATSGQVPFAKPNGAVLAVDNGVPTNNANSGIISNNNVPFLTGLSGITSNVINQNNGNNIIGGGYGLPAINLQQLGSGISFQKLMFGTLTVFDDELTEGHELNSGLIGKAQGFYVASSEDGLSQTMAFTVMFKSGSYADSLSFFGVHRMGVSESHLAVMAGTGKYVNAKGFATVKTFPATNQIQETDGVQTVLLITVYLAY; this is encoded by the exons ATGGCTACTCACAAATGCATCAAGCCTTTTCAACTCAAATTCATCATCTCATCCTTACTCATTCTAGCTCTTACAATAACATTTGCCACAGCAGGTCGAATCCTTGACGAGGAAGTGGCTACCCCAACTGTAGTACCAGAAGATCCTGATCCAACCCAGGCACCAGTTTCTGGCGCAACTGCGGGTACTGGTGCAGCTGCTGGGGTTACAG CAGGTACCGCAGCACCTGCTGCTGCTGCAGCAGGAGTTGGTGCTGCAGCAGGCGGAGTTGGTGCTGGAGATGATAACACATTTTCCTTCTTCATGCACGATATACTTGGAGGATCAAATCCTTCAGCTATAGCAGTTACTGGAATTGTAACTAACCCTGCAACAAGCGGTCAAGTTCCGTTCGCGAAGCCTAACGGTGCAGTTTTAGCAGTAGACAATGGTGTCCCTACTAACAATGCCAACAGCGGAATTATCAGCAACAACAACGTCCCTTTCCTTACTGGCCTTAGCGGAATTACATCAAACGTTATTAATCAAAACAACGGAAACAATATCATCGGTGGAGGTTACGGTTTACCAGCAATAAATTTGCAGCAATTAGGATCAGGAATTAGTTTCCAGAAGCTGATGTTTGGGACATTGACAGTATTTGATGATGAATTAACCGAAGGACACGAGCTTAATTCGGGGTTAATTGGGAAAGCTCAAGGATTTTATGTTGCTAGTTCAGAAGATGGGTTGAGTCAGACTATGGCATTTACTGTGATGTTTAAGAGTGGAAGTTATGCTGATAGCCTTAGTTTCTTTGGTGTTCACAGAATGGGAGTTTCAGAATCACATCTTGCTGTTATGGCTGGTACTGGAAAGTATGTAAATGCTAAGGGATTTGCTACTGTTAAGACTTTTCCAGCTACAAACCAGATTCAAGAGACAGATGGTGTACAAACTGTGCTGCTTATTACTGTGTATCTTGCTTATTAG
- the LOC104115625 gene encoding dirigent protein 25-like isoform X3 yields the protein MATHKCIKPFQLKFIISSLLILALTITFATAGRILDEEVATPTVVPEDPDPTQAPVSGATAGTGAAAGVTAPAAAAAGVGAAAGGVGAGDDNTFSFFMHDILGGSNPSAIAVTGIVTNPATSGQVPFAKPNGAVLAVDNGVPTNNANSGIISNNNVPFLTGLSGITSNVINQNNGNNIIGGGYGLPAINLQQLGSGISFQKLMFGTLTVFDDELTEGHELNSGLIGKAQGFYVASSEDGLSQTMAFTVMFKSGSYADSLSFFGVHRMGVSESHLAVMAGTGKYVNAKGFATVKTFPATNQIQETDGVQTVLLITVYLAY from the exons ATGGCTACTCACAAATGCATCAAGCCTTTTCAACTCAAATTCATCATCTCATCCTTACTCATTCTAGCTCTTACAATAACATTTGCCACAGCAGGTCGAATCCTTGACGAGGAAGTGGCTACCCCAACTGTAGTACCAGAAGATCCTGATCCAACCCAGGCACCAGTTTCTGGCGCAACTGCGGGTACTGGTGCAGCTGCTGGGGTTACAG CACCTGCTGCTGCTGCAGCAGGAGTTGGTGCTGCAGCAGGCGGAGTTGGTGCTGGAGATGATAACACATTTTCCTTCTTCATGCACGATATACTTGGAGGATCAAATCCTTCAGCTATAGCAGTTACTGGAATTGTAACTAACCCTGCAACAAGCGGTCAAGTTCCGTTCGCGAAGCCTAACGGTGCAGTTTTAGCAGTAGACAATGGTGTCCCTACTAACAATGCCAACAGCGGAATTATCAGCAACAACAACGTCCCTTTCCTTACTGGCCTTAGCGGAATTACATCAAACGTTATTAATCAAAACAACGGAAACAATATCATCGGTGGAGGTTACGGTTTACCAGCAATAAATTTGCAGCAATTAGGATCAGGAATTAGTTTCCAGAAGCTGATGTTTGGGACATTGACAGTATTTGATGATGAATTAACCGAAGGACACGAGCTTAATTCGGGGTTAATTGGGAAAGCTCAAGGATTTTATGTTGCTAGTTCAGAAGATGGGTTGAGTCAGACTATGGCATTTACTGTGATGTTTAAGAGTGGAAGTTATGCTGATAGCCTTAGTTTCTTTGGTGTTCACAGAATGGGAGTTTCAGAATCACATCTTGCTGTTATGGCTGGTACTGGAAAGTATGTAAATGCTAAGGGATTTGCTACTGTTAAGACTTTTCCAGCTACAAACCAGATTCAAGAGACAGATGGTGTACAAACTGTGCTGCTTATTACTGTGTATCTTGCTTATTAG
- the LOC104115625 gene encoding dirigent protein 25-like isoform X2 — translation MATHKCIKPFQLKFIISSLLILALTITFATAGRILDEEVATPTVVPEDPDPTQAPVSGATAGTGAAAGVTGTAAPAAAAAGVGAAAGGVGAGDDNTFSFFMHDILGGSNPSAIAVTGIVTNPATSGQVPFAKPNGAVLAVDNGVPTNNANSGIISNNNVPFLTGLSGITSNVINQNNGNNIIGGGYGLPAINLQQLGSGISFQKLMFGTLTVFDDELTEGHELNSGLIGKAQGFYVASSEDGLSQTMAFTVMFKSGSYADSLSFFGVHRMGVSESHLAVMAGTGKYVNAKGFATVKTFPATNQIQETDGVQTVLLITVYLAY, via the exons ATGGCTACTCACAAATGCATCAAGCCTTTTCAACTCAAATTCATCATCTCATCCTTACTCATTCTAGCTCTTACAATAACATTTGCCACAGCAGGTCGAATCCTTGACGAGGAAGTGGCTACCCCAACTGTAGTACCAGAAGATCCTGATCCAACCCAGGCACCAGTTTCTGGCGCAACTGCGGGTACTGGTGCAGCTGCTGGGGTTACAG GTACCGCAGCACCTGCTGCTGCTGCAGCAGGAGTTGGTGCTGCAGCAGGCGGAGTTGGTGCTGGAGATGATAACACATTTTCCTTCTTCATGCACGATATACTTGGAGGATCAAATCCTTCAGCTATAGCAGTTACTGGAATTGTAACTAACCCTGCAACAAGCGGTCAAGTTCCGTTCGCGAAGCCTAACGGTGCAGTTTTAGCAGTAGACAATGGTGTCCCTACTAACAATGCCAACAGCGGAATTATCAGCAACAACAACGTCCCTTTCCTTACTGGCCTTAGCGGAATTACATCAAACGTTATTAATCAAAACAACGGAAACAATATCATCGGTGGAGGTTACGGTTTACCAGCAATAAATTTGCAGCAATTAGGATCAGGAATTAGTTTCCAGAAGCTGATGTTTGGGACATTGACAGTATTTGATGATGAATTAACCGAAGGACACGAGCTTAATTCGGGGTTAATTGGGAAAGCTCAAGGATTTTATGTTGCTAGTTCAGAAGATGGGTTGAGTCAGACTATGGCATTTACTGTGATGTTTAAGAGTGGAAGTTATGCTGATAGCCTTAGTTTCTTTGGTGTTCACAGAATGGGAGTTTCAGAATCACATCTTGCTGTTATGGCTGGTACTGGAAAGTATGTAAATGCTAAGGGATTTGCTACTGTTAAGACTTTTCCAGCTACAAACCAGATTCAAGAGACAGATGGTGTACAAACTGTGCTGCTTATTACTGTGTATCTTGCTTATTAG